A window of Cohnella herbarum contains these coding sequences:
- a CDS encoding GNAT family N-acetyltransferase — translation MITGTFVIHRLETEEQASRIVDFFFSSNSFDDTRYTPGEEEQLRSLPYRAISGQVMFWYVTNEDDEIIGASCAAENDQKTGGYSWDYVVVHRAYRRWGIAAALLERMIDFLRQVSARYILTYTCSLPEYKTVRRLFERNQFQLIGTCPDYYFDGEDRLIYWRKIS, via the coding sequence ATGATAACCGGAACATTCGTCATCCATCGTCTGGAAACGGAGGAGCAGGCGTCAAGGATCGTAGACTTCTTCTTCTCTTCGAACTCCTTCGACGATACAAGGTACACGCCCGGAGAAGAAGAGCAATTACGCAGCTTGCCTTACCGTGCGATAAGCGGGCAAGTGATGTTCTGGTACGTAACGAACGAAGACGACGAGATTATCGGGGCGAGCTGCGCCGCCGAGAACGATCAGAAAACCGGAGGCTACAGCTGGGATTACGTCGTCGTTCATCGAGCTTATCGCAGATGGGGAATCGCGGCCGCTTTGCTGGAGCGGATGATCGATTTTCTGCGGCAAGTGTCAGCCCGATATATATTAACTTATACGTGCAGTTTGCCTGAATACAAGACGGTACGGAGATTATTCGAACGGAATCAATTTCAATTGATCGGGACGTGTCCGGATTATTATTTCGACGGAGAAGACAGGCTCATCTATTGGCGGAAAATTTCCTAG